In Primulina huaijiensis isolate GDHJ02 chromosome 6, ASM1229523v2, whole genome shotgun sequence, a single window of DNA contains:
- the LOC140979630 gene encoding protein RETICULATA-RELATED 4, chloroplastic-like has product MPISATLSHTPSLPRHLCLNHQPSSFPPPSFTLSLKPNTLSLSLTASIQRPLFIAFSTNAATTSYGTDSELIIGGGGNGKAGVGGGGGGGGGGGGGGDNNEGNDDMDKKKNKDEALMALTEAGRSIESLPKDLKAAIEDGRIPGSILLKYFDLERSGFISWLMKFGGFKERLLADDLFLAKVGMECGVGIFTKTAAEYQRRKENFFNELEIVFADVVMAIIADFMLVYLPAPTVSLRPPLALNAGRLTKFFYSCPDNAFQVAWTGTSFSLLQRLGAIIRNGAKLFAVGTTSSLVGTVVTNALINARKAVDHSTADEVQNVPVLSTSVGYGVYMAISSNLRYQVLAGVIEQRFLEPLLHQHKLILSAICFAVRTGNTFLGSLLWVDYARFIGIQKAHEAES; this is encoded by the exons ATGCCGATATCCGCCACCCTTAGCCACACCCCATCACTACCGCGCCATCTCTGTCTAAACCACCAACCCAGCTCCTTTCCACCACCATCCTTCACTCTTTCCCTGAAACCCAACACCCTCTCTCTTTCCTTAACCGCAAGTATTCAGCGCCCGCTGTTCATTGCCTTCTCTACCAATGCCGCCACAACCAGCTACGGGACTGACTCTGAATTGATCATAGGCGGCGGAGGCAACGGAAAGGCCGGAGTTGGCGGAGGCGGCGGAGGTGGAGGGGGAGGCGGAGGCGGAGGCGATAACAATGAAGGGAATGATGATATGGACAAGAAGAAGAACAAAGACGAAGCTTTGATGGCGTTGACGGAGGCTGGGAGGAGTATCGAGAGTTTGCCGAAGGATCTGAAGGCTGCCATAGAAGACGGCAGAATACCCGGATCGATACTTTTGAAATACTTTGATCTTGAAAGATCGGGGTTTATATCGTGGCTTATGAAGTTCGGAGGATTTAAGGAACGGTTGTTGGCGGATGATCTGTTCTTGGCCAAAGTTGGTATGGAATGCGGCGTGGGAATATTCACTAAG aCTGCTGCAGAATACCAGCGTCGCAAGGAAAACTTTTTCAATGAACTGGAAATTGTTTTTGCTGATGTG GTGATGGCCATTATAGCAGATTTTATGCTTGTGTATCTTCCCGCTCCCACAGTTTCGCTCCGGCCTCCTCTGGCTCTGAATGCTGGACGCTTAACTAAATTCTTTTACAGCTGTCCCGACAATGCTTTTCAG GTTGCTTGGACTGGAACCTCATTCTCATTGTTACAGAGATTAGGTGCTATAATT CGAAACGGGGCTAAGCTATTTGCTGTTGGCACTACTTCATCTTTG GTTGGTACCGTCGTGACAAATGCATTAATAAATGCCCGAAAGGCAGTTGACCACTCGACTGCCGATGAGGTGCAGAATGTTCCGGTATTATCAACAAGCGTTGGTTATGGTGTTTATATGGCCATATCCAGCAATCTTCG ATACCAGGTCTTGGCTGGTGTTATCGAACAGAGATTTTTAGAGCCATTGCTTCATCAACACAAGTTGATCTTGAGTGCCATCTGCTTTGCTGTTCGAACGGGGAACACGTTTCTTGGTTCATTGCT GTGGGTCGATTATGCTCGTTTTATCGGTATCCAGAAAGCTCATGAGGCAGAATCATAA